The window TGAAAAAGGGAGAGCAGTGGACGTGGACAGATGAATGTGAAAGCAGCTTTGAAGCAAGCAAGCAGATGATTACAAAGGGCAAGTTACTGGTATTCTACGACATGAAAAAACCCCTGCGGTTAGCTTGCGACTCGTCAGCATATGGAGTGGGAGCTGTAGTCTCGCATTTGATGGAGGATGGTTCAGAGAGGCCAATCGCCTTTGCTTCTCGTACTTTAAGTTCCAGCGAGAGGAACTATGCTCAAGTGGAGAAAGAAGCGTTGTCATTGATCTTTGGTGTGAAGAAATTCCACAAGTATCTGTACGGCAGAACTTTTACCCTCATCACAGACCACAAACCGTTGGTAACTATCTTTGGACCCAAAAATGGTATACCTACCTTAGCCGCAGCCAGGATGCAGAGATGGGCACTAATTCTCTCAGGATATCAATATCAGATTGTATATCGTCCATCTCAGGAACATGGAAATTGTGATTCACTATCCAGATTGCCAGTAGAGGGGAATCTCGGTTCAGAAGAATATGAGGATGTCTACTGCACAGGGCTGGACAACACAGAGCTACCCATATGTAACACAGACATTGCTCGTGCAACAAAGGTGGATCCTCTTTTAGCCCGGGTATTTGAACTTGCCTTGAACGGCTGGCCAAGTCAGGTTAACGATCCAGAACTTCAACCTTTCTTTGAGCGCAGGAGCAGTTTGAGTATAGAACAAGGGATTATCCTTTGGGGAATCCGAGTGGTAATTCCTATGGCACTGCGTAAACGAATCATGGAGGAGCTTCATGAAGAGCACCTTGGTATGTGCAGGATGAAGGCTCTTGCACGAGGATATGTATGGTGGCCAAACTTGGACAGAAACATTGAGGAGACAGTGCAGGCATGTCCGTCATGTATGTCCGTCAGGAACAGTCCCCAGTCTGCCTCATTACACCCATGGATTTGGGCAACCAGACCATTTCAACGCATCCATATTGATTATGCAGAGTATAAGGGACAATCTCTACTTATTGTCAATGACAGTTATTCAAAGTGGTTGGAAGTCATTCCAGTGAGATCAACCACCAGTGCTAACACGATTGACAAACTTCGGATGCTGTTTGCGTCAACCGGATTACCAGAGGAGATAGTGAGTGACAATGGACCACAGTTCACGTCCCATGAATTTCGTGACTTTACACGTCAAAATGGTATAAAACATACCCTCGTTCCACCGTACCACCCGCAATCCAATGGATTTGCTGAGCGAGGAGTACAGATAGTGAAGAAGGCCCTGAAAAGCAAAGATGTTGAGGGACGGCAACAATCGCTAGAGCATCGATTAGCGAACTTCCTATTAAAGTATAGAGTTACTCCCCACACAACTACTGGTGTGTCACCCTCTGAGCTATTTCTGAAGAGGCAACTTAGAACGCGTCTCACACTGGTGAAGCCTGACATCGGGAAGAGTGTTGAGAAAAGTCAGCAGCGGATGAAAGACTTTCATGATCGAGGTAAGGTGAAGGTCAGACAGTTTGAAGAAGGAGACCAAGTGCAAGTGAAGACTACAATTCAGCCTGGGAAATGGAAGTGGCTACCTGGAACAGTAAACAAAGTTTGTGGTCCACTTACTTACCTAGTCCAAGTCGGAAATCGCAAAAGATTTTGTCACCTTGACCACTTGCTAGCGTGCAATGCTAAACTTCCACAAGTGTTGCCGCCCCTGAGCGACTTTTCCTTGAAGGAGCCAACAAGACCTACCGTGGATCTACCAGAGGAAGTGGATCTCCCAAATGCAGAACCTTCCAAGGAAGCAGGAAGTTCCCCACCATCTAGTCAAACGTCGAAGACGCCATCTACCACCAGTCGAGTGATGTCATCCAGGGCGGCGAACCAGTCAATGAACATACCCTCACCACGGCCCGTGCGTGAACGCAAACCCGTCCGTAGGCTCATTGAGGAAATCTGACTTACTTTGTGACATTTGGACGTTTCTTATGTTGAAAGTTTTGTTTGTTAATCTTCGTGTTTAAGGTTAAATCAAATCTGTTATTTTGGTGTActttaatcatttgtttaaattcaagaaagaatttaagattttaaaagggAGGAGTGTAGTGTTTGCGAATTTACCTCGGGATCGAGATTGCAATAATTGTGTTGTTGAACTTTCTAGATAAACATGTGTATTTGATTCCCACGTGTTCTGGTGATTTATTCCTGTAATTACCAAGATATTACACTTTCATAGGTTCAATATTCTTTAAAAGCATAGCAGCAAAGCCTTTTTACTTGCATAATGCACGTACATGTTGTGCAATGCATACGGTCAACGTATGGTAATTTTTCGAAGCCTCaccttttaaataaaagtaagaTGACGTTTATTTTAgcagtatattttttctttacaatgaaatttatccaacaattaaaaaacccaaaagcCTCGCTATCGATCATTTATGAAAACTTTAAGTTAACAAATTGATATGAAATGTAACAATTTTGCTTTTCATCTATATTAAGTCAAGTTTCTTTATATTCTTATATCATTTTGCGCAATACATTTAATTTGCTTACCAACAATACCCTAGGATAAAGAAtatcaaaaaacaattttgatacaGCATTCAAACTGTGATCTTCATATATGTAATTTAATTACCCAAAACtgtcatttagaaaaaaattttaacaattgaaatttcatatattttttggatCCCTTTAGTGAGCTCTTCCCCTACAAAAAAAccacgacccccccccccctggaaaatgaaaatttattaaatttacatagtaaaattatcgcgaaaatatgcctcggaccccccctggcaaacacaattatccttagGACCCACCCTGGAAAAATAATCTGGATCCGCGCAGTGTTTGACAATCCATACCGTAATAGGGATACGTACATTTTCCTCGACAGTTTTCACCAACGTACCCGGGGATGCATCCTGCTTGAACTGagaaaacaattcatttaaatgttgtaaatggttgttaataaatgttaaaatataaatagccaaaaaaaaattgaataagttGACATAATCAGTTGTTACCTGTTGTAATTGCGATACATCCGGTAGATACGTCACAGAAGTCCTTATCACAGTCACATTGACCTTGACATTCCGCACCGTAATAAGGATAGGAACATTTTCCCCTACAGTTTGTACCAAAGTATCCTGGGCTACAGGATGTTTGTACTGAAAAGTAATAATAATCACACTCAAACTTGTCAAGGAATTAAGTAAATAAGAGTAGATTTAAGTAGAAAAAAAGGAATTGATTGCCCACCTGTTGTGACAACAAGACATCCAATTGAAACGTCACATAGGCTTTCGTCACAATCACATCGTTCCTGACAGTCTTCCCCAAAAAATGGATAAGAACATTTTGCACGACAGTTTTTTCCAAAGAATCCGGGGTAACATTTTTCCTGAGCTGCTGAATAcatagaaaatacaagaaaccaaaaaaaaaaaatgatgattatgatgatgataatgataattataatacatgtaataataatcataaaattgATATGCTTTACATAATATGTGTGGTGTTGAGTAATATATAGCATGAAAAATATGTtcctttgatttattttgcCATATTAAGGTTTCTCAACCCTTGACGTTTTTATGGTTTACTccgtgtaatttttgtttagatttaaatataaatatgtaaacattcaaattgaaattaaatattggTATGCTGCAAATATATTGTTCATGGTGTAGGAGCTAACACAGGTACACTATCATGGCAATTGAAGCAACGACTGCTCTCAAATTAaacatcacatttatttttactgCTTTCGATATagtaaagcaattttttttagatattaatcgcaatcctttattttatgtattttttaatatatatatatttaaggcCATTTAAACTTGCCAGTATGACTGCTATCACATTTACAGTacattttgatacaattttttaaccGTGAATAAGTACAGTTTAGCATCATAAAACGTCTTTAACATTTGAAATAATGGTTCAAACTCACTGGCAATTGGAACATTTGTCATTCATTATATATCATATCGAAATCTGCAAAGGAATTTTTACCTTGcctgataaaaaattataaattgtatattCTATCAAGTTTGCCTATGTAaggttttataaatttttcattgaattcgTCGATTTCAACTCAAATTACTCTTCTATAAATTGCTAAAAATTAGTGTCATTTCACTTTTCATAgcttaaaatgtattaaacacAAGTATAAATCAAGAAATTGGCAAAACCATGCATCACATAAAACCTATGTGATAACCGATAACAGTAAAATAATCCGGAATGCTCCCGATGACGTCATACAACAATCAAAAgacctttaattttatttaatcaatcaAAATGTTTACCTGTGGTAAGAATAATACATCCCATAGAAATATCACACAAGTCTTTGTCACAGTCACAAAGTATTTGACAGTCCACTCCGTAATAAGGATAGGGACACGGTAATGAACAGTTCCTCCCAGCATAGCCTGCCATACACCCttaatataattgtaaatataaGGATATTATATAGATTACCATGTTCTCACGTCTATTAGTTTTGAAAAATCGATAATACAATGTTTGTTATCCTtgttattgtaaatatgattATTGTTGGTTTACTTAATAGTGAAATCTTTTTGAAGAAACAATGACAGAAAAGAACGCACCTTCACATCGTTGAGTTGTTGAATTCCATCTAAAGCCAATGCAACAACCTTTGTACATACTACAActcaaaaaaactttttttttattgtttaattccACGGTAACTTTTAATTGAGTTGAAATCATGAATGTACGATAAGTTTAAAGCTAAATGGAAACTTTGCCTTTTGCGTACGTTCATTTGTTATGTTCAAGTCACATAAAATTAGTTTACTCTTATGAAATCTTCTATTACTGAGCTAATTTTTAGAAATACTGATATAATGAATGTTCATTTTTCAAAGCAATATCTTTCTAAATGATTTAGATTAGCGACCATTCTAATTAAAAACTGAAAGCACACAAACAGAGAAATGAACAATGAACAATTACTCGTTGTTTATAACCTCAACGAGTGCTTAATTTCCCTCTTCCTTCCTTCTACAAAATTGATGTTTTAATTTGCTTTCATGTTAAATCATGTTAATGGTGCTTCCattccattaatttgaaattttgatttaaaaatttaaattaaatatgaacaTTCCATTTTGTTTCTCTTTGGTTatcaaaattgacattttcttacataatataccgataataaattaaacaatgcGGTCGCAAAAGTCACATTTGAATAACAGactatacacatgtagcgtctgctttcagggtatttttctgatcggggtttaccctctgtgtccactctgggtttactctgggtccactctagtaaacccagagtaaaccccgggtttagttggggtttactttctgttaggttgggtctgatcggtactgtatatcCAAAAAGGAAACATACACAACCAAATTTTGTCTTTCAGGATACAAAGGATATACTATTAAGTTACAAATTACACATACACATTcagtatgatacatgtaaagaGCCAACACTGCTAAAAATACATAACAGTGAGACAACGTTGAACAAATGGCAGCGCTGAATTGCATACACTTTTAAAAAGGcgtatatttattaaaattatacacAAATACACATCGAGCAAAATTTTCCAGCAAGAGTACATGACTATTTGTATGAAAGAATCATGAAACGCAATTAGAAAAAATATGTGCTTCTGAGACCTGCAAAATTCGGATGTTGAGCAATTACATCTATTCATAATAGTGTCGTTATTCGAAGCTTTACATGTAGCAACCAAAAAAAGAGTAAGAAAGTTTTGCTTTTAAGAAAACTTGTTTCAATGCGATCAAATTTAATCTAAAAAAGGAAACTTCAAACTTCAAATTGTCAATAAAACGTATCAATATGATGAGTAaactaattattataattactaaCTATGGACATATTTccactttttgtttattttatattttcatttttatattatttagacATTGGATGAAATGTTCTTAAATGTAGATTAAAAAGCCTCATTTAATTATGCAGAcatattttgatgtaattttgACATATCATTATttcgaacaaaacaaaattgctAGTATTTAGACACTTgttgaattaaattcattttctcAGAGTTACAATGTATTATCTAAACAGTCAGTTTATTtgacttaaaaataaaacaacctaATTTATAATGCTAGTGATAAACAAgcacatatcttaaaattacataattaatttgaatatttaaaaaaaaaccttgaacAAAAcgaaatattacattttttagcGTCGTCTAATCTCCCAAATGATCTTTACATTATTGATTCATTGTGTAATTGCCGTGCAATTCTACTCTTGGTGAGCATATATGTCGAACATTATTCACGTACATGCAATAATTGGTAGAAGCTTGCAACGGAAATGCTTGGTTTAACCAATAATGCTCCACCATGTTCT is drawn from Crassostrea angulata isolate pt1a10 chromosome 5, ASM2561291v2, whole genome shotgun sequence and contains these coding sequences:
- the LOC128185146 gene encoding uncharacterized protein LOC128185146, with the protein product MLGGTVHYRVPILITEWTVKYFVTVTKTCVIFLWDVLFLPQQLRKNVTPDSLEKTVVQNVLIHFLGKTVRNDVIVTKAYVTFQLDVLLSQQYKHPVAQDTLVQTVGENVPILITVRNVKVNVTVIRTSVTYLPDVSQLQQFKQDASPGTLVKTVEENVRIPITVWIVKHCADPDYFSRE